AGAACGACGGCTACTTCGTGAGTCGGCTGAAACCGAACGCAAATCCGAAGATAACGGCGGAATTACGGGAATGGCGTGGTGACGCCATTCCCTTGGAGGGCGAACAGATCCAGGATGTTGTGGACGACCTCCACCGGAAGTACATCGATGTCGAGGTTGAAGCAACGTTTCAGCGACGCGAATACGCAGGCACGGAGTCATGGGACAGCAAGAGGTTCCGTGTCGTCGGCGTCCGCGATGAGGACGCCGACGACTACCATCTCTACATCACGAACCTGCCAAGAGACGAGTTTCTGCCGTCAGATCTAGCAACAATCTATCGGTGTCGGTGGGAAGTGGAACTACTGTTTCGTGAGCTGAAGACGCAATACAACTTGGATGAGTTCAACACAAGCAAGGCGTATATCGTGGAAATCCTGCTGTATGCGGCGTTGTTATCGCTATTAGTGAGCCGTGATTTGTTGGATCTGGTCACCGAGCAGGCTGATGATGAGATCGTGTTTCCGCCGGAACGTTGGGCGGCGACCTTCCGGTCGCACGCCCAACTCATCCTTCATGAACTCAGTGAGTTCCTCGGCTACTCGCCACCACCGCTGTTAGAGCGACTGATCGAGGACGCACAGAAAATCCATCAGCAACGACCGATACTGCAAGAGACGCTCGCTACCGCTACACAACCGAGGTGTGAGGCCTAACTAAAGACAGATGAGGCGAGGACTTCCTTCTCTTTGGTTCCAACGTACAGGGTTTCCCCTGTGGCTGCAGGTTGGCTGAACGGCTCTCCTTCGGTCCCCTTTTGCCAGACTTGATCGCCTGTCTCTGGGTTGAGTGCAGTCACACCAGGAGAATCATTCGTGGTCACGAATAGGGTGTCACCATTGTGCGCTAGATACCCGAATGTCCCTGCTGAACTGTTGTGCGTCCAATTCTCCTTGCCGTTATGAGTAAACGCGGTGACGCCACCATTTCTGGTCGTCGCAAATACGCTTGTGTCGGTTGTAAGGACAGACCATCCGTTGCCGTCACCGAAGCTGACCTGCCACCGTCCATTGCCATCGCTTGCGTCGATCGCGTACAGGGTGGCTTCACCGGTTCCATATCCTTCTCCATCTTCCGTAAGGACGTAGACTCGATCTTTGCCGATGGCGGGCTGCGCGTTGACGCTTTCGTCAGTTTCGAACTGCCAGATTTGTGTTCCGTCCTCTAAGGACCGTGCTTCAATCTTTGATCCGAAGGCGATGTACACCATGCCGCCAGCAACAACTGGCGGATAGATGTCGCTCGAGACGGGAATTTGCCACTGTTGCGTGCCGGTTCTTACATCAACTGCATGGAGTGCTGTCGGCGATGCGTTGTATCCGACATCGTACTCAATGGCCAACACGGTGTCATCTGCGAGTACTGGTTGCCATGTCTGGAAGGTATCGCCCTCGTCGTACGTCCAGACTGACTCACCGGTTCGCAGATCAACTGCTTTGAGATCTCCAGCCGCAATATAGGCTGTATCGCCATCGGTAGCCGGTGGTGTCGTTTCGCTATGATCGAATGTCTGGTCCCAGAGGATCTCCGGCTCATCCGTTGGTCCATCACCTTCGGTACCGCCAGTCTGGCCAGCATCATACCCGTCAGTCGCCCAGCCAAGAGTGGGAATTCGAGGCGGCTCAACACCCTCGGCTGTGCCAGCAATGTGAGCCCGGAGCGTTGAACCACCAGCAACATATACCGTCTCGTCAATAGGGATCTGTCCGTCAACGACATCGTCATGGACACGGCGCCACAGAATATCGCCAGTGTCTGCATCAAGCAGGAGGACTTCCCGGTTGACAGTTCCAATGAGTACTCCGGCGTCGGTGACCGATGGCAGTGATGATGCAGCACCCATCTCGGATTCTCGCCATGCTCGGTTGCCGGTCGATTTTTCAAGTGCAGTTACTCCAGCGCCATTCGTCGTCGTGACGTACACGAGGGTCTCATTGGCGACGAGGTATTCGTAGTTATCTGCACTTTCGTTGTGCGTCCACTGCTCGTCACCGTTATGAGTGAGTGCGGTGACGCCACCGTTCGTCGTCGTCGCATACACTCGTTGGTCGTCGGCAACAACGCACTGGCCGTTGCCGTCACCAATCCGAGCGCGCCATCGTGCGTTGCCAGTTTCGGGATCAAGGGCGTAGAGATCTGCTTTGCCAGTTCCATACCCCTCGCCGTCCTCGGTGAGGACAAACAGTCGATCCTCTGTTAACGCTGGCTGTGCACTGGCTACTTCGGGGAGGTCAAACTGCCAGTTGAGTGAGCCACTGGCGAGGTTATACGCCTTGACTGTCCCTGGCGTCGCGAGATAGGCTGTCTCCTCATCCACGACTGGTAAGTGGGCACCGGCGGACACGCTGGTGTCCCACCGCCGGCTGCCACTCTCAGCCTCAATTACGTGGAGTCGGTCAATAGTGTTACTATACCCGGACTCCTGTTCAAAGGCAAGGACGAACGGCCCGGCAATAACTGGCTGATCTCTGAAGAGGTCACCGTCATTGTATCGCCACTCGGGATCAAGCGTTTCCGCGTTAAAGGCAATTACTTCGTTATCGGCCGAGACGTAAAGCCGGTCACCGTCAGACGCCGGTTCGCTCGCTGGAGCAGTCTCAAAAGTTTTCCACCAGTCAAGCGTCGTTCCCTGATCGCCTGTCGGTGGTGCGGCTGTGGGGTTGTACGCCGTCGTTGCCGAGTCGTATGCGCTCCCAGGCCATGTTCCTGCCTCCGGCGATGAGATCGTAACTGGAGATGGTGCCCCGCTCGTATGCGCCCGGATCGTTCCGCTAGCACCCGTGACGAACGTCCGGTCTTCCACAGTAACTGGTTGGTTGACACTTCCATCATGGACGCGACTCCACTTAACAGACCCATCAGTGGGATTAAGCGCGTATACTTCGTCGTCAGTCGTCCCACGAATACTCCTGCATTGGTGATTACCGGCCGGCTGGCAGTAGCGCCAACGGCCGTATCCCAGACTCTCGAACCGTCACTGAGGCTGAGACCGGCGATAAGATTGTCTGCAGTGACGTAGAGTCGATTCTCATCAATTGCGAGATGATGGAACGTATCCGCAAACCCTGCTTCCGTCCAGATGACTGTCCCGCTCGTATCGAATGCAGTAACGCCCCCATTGCTCGTTACGGCATATAGACGGCCACCGTTTGACACAAGGTCTCTCGCATTGCCGTCGCCGTATGCCTCTGTCCAGCGTGCGACACCGCTGCTCGCATCAAACGCTATGAGATTCGTAGTACTGGTTCCATATCCACTCCCATCTTCCATCGTGACGTATAGCTTCCCGTCCAGCAAGACAGGTGAGACGCTCGCCGGTTGGTTAAGTTCGTACTGCCACTCTTCGGTTCCAGTGTCCAGATTCAGCGCGCGGACGGTTGAGCCATCAGCGACATAACACATCGACCCATCGGCAACGGGAAAGCGAGCACCACTGGAGACATCTGCCACCCACTCCTGACTCCCGTCGGTAGCGTCGAGAACGTGAAGTTCCGAGATAGTGTTGCTATACCCTGAATCGCGATGGAGGACGATGAGATACCCTCGACCACGATTGGTCGATCTGTGAAGACCTCCCCTTCATCATACTTCCAGGTAACACGGCCGTTGCTGATGTCGAGCGCAACTACTTGCGTTCCGTCAGCCACATACACCGTGTCATTCGCGATCGCCGGGGCAGTAACCGAGTTCCCACCGAGCGTCTCCCACCAGTCAAGTGTCGTGGGAGTATCTATCGGTCCATCCGTATCCGTGTTATACGATGATTGTGTTGTTGCCCGTCCGATTTGTCGCCATTCACCGACGACCACTGGATAATCACTGGTAACGGCACCTGCCGCCGTCGAGACACCCGCTGTGGTACCCACGCCAAGAGCACCCAGTAGTTTGAGCGTCTCCCGCCTCAAGATTCCGTCATCAGTCGTCATTTCGTCTCGACAACGGTAACCGAGAACATATAGATTTTCCGGCTCTCAACTATATTTGATATGAAGTCACTCCACTGTTAGAGCATGACTGAGCCCGCTGCTAGAAGAGAGTTCTTTCAATTAGAACAATATAGTTTATATGTAGGCTTATTCAACTATATTGATATAGGAAGCTCTAGTACCACGCCATCGAGAAAAGACCCAAATTACAGCCTAAATAGCGTTAGATTTGTCGACCCTACTATATCGGCAGAGAGGTTTTCACGCCGTTGACGGAACCCCTGAGATCACGCAGCATTGAGACAGTGCCATTACTACACAGTGTGGGTGCCATGGGGTAGTTGTTTTAGGATCTGCTCGAGTTCGCTTCTTCCATGAGGTGTTTTTTCTTTAAGTGGTTCTCGGTACAAGTTGGAGATAGAGCGGGGGAGTGTTCTGCCCTAATTCTCAAGCACGACAGTCACAACTCGGTCGGTCCCTGAGAGGGCGGGCTATAGACTACACGGCTCTGTTGAGACCCTTAATTTCTAATACACTCAGTGAATTGAATATAAGGAATGTATGCAGTAGAACAAATTCTCATAGTCTCCGTGTCTACCAACGATACCCGGCCACACACAATTGGCCTATCTTCCAAAAGGCAGGTTGACACCCCCACGACCATCAGATCACCGTCACCACGCGAGTCGTCAAGACCCTACTTGAGCTTCCGGTGTATAATTGGTCGAGAATACCTTTTTGCCCGGAATCGACAGAGGAGTGTAGCTGCAGGCGGCCTTAGAGACGCGAGGGTAGGAACAAAGTCGATAGAAGCACGTTCCTTGAGTTCAAGTAGAACAATTACACAAACAAGTCCTACTAGTTATGAGCATGGGCCAGATACTCGTTTTGTCTCTCAATCTTACTCACTAGCCTCATCCGCCACCACTTGAAGAAATAGTAGCTGAGACCGAGATACCAGATGAAGCAGATCTGAAACTCGCCGAATGGGCGTGGCGGCTGGCCGCTGGTTACCTTCTCACGCACAACGTCGGCCTGCTGAGGCCGTCGACGAGTGCAAATAGTATGACCCAGTGGAGGCAATCAACAGTCTCAGCGAGCAGGCAATTTCTCGCAAAACTCTTAGTAAGAATGACAGTCGGCACTGTAAAGATCGTGATTCCTAGCATAGAGGGCACTGTCTAGTTCTGGATCGCCTTAGCTGGCGCCTTTCCGTCAAGAGCTTGATGCGGTCTGTACTGGTTGTAATAATGTTGGAACTGTTCAATTCATTCCCGGACGATCGCCCGACTGCCCACCCATGAATTATGGAAGCGGTCAACGCGCATTTTGAGACCATAGTACCACGCGGATGTCCCATTAGAGAGCAAGCAGTTTGTATTTTTTCTACTATATTGTTTCAAATACAATGGATTCTTCAACTGTCTGAACCGGTTTGGGTTTCTCGTCCTCGTTGTTTGAATTGTCTTTTTCCCTTGGGTGTTTGATTGCCTACTTCCAATGCACCCTGAAAAGAGAGCAAGAGTCCCACTTGCGCTGGCACAGAGTAGGTGTCTTCTTTCCATACTATCGCAGATGAGGGGGACAGTTAATTAATGATTCTAGTAGGAGTGAATTTATAAGTGATGGATCTTCCGTGGAGACCATGTCGAGACCATCGGTCGGGGCATCTACGAGCTCACTGACGACCCGCGCGAAGACGCCACCGACGACACACGCGATGTCGACGCCCTACAGGAACGAATCGACGATCTCGAGTTGGACCTCGCGGACGCCCGTAAGGATGTCGAGTACTACAAGAACGAACTCCAAGGCGCTCGCGAACAACTCGAGCGGGCACCCAACCGGCAGGAACTCAAGCGAGCGATCAAGGACCTCGAGCAGGCCTGCGAACGCGGCGACGGCAACGGCGTCGAGGTCGCGGTCGGGCGGCTGAAAGAGTCTGCGGGAAGCTATTCTCCTGCCTCATCAGAGGCCAGAACGGGAGTCCACGCTGAATCCCACGACTTTAGTCGTGGGTAGTTCAACTCTCATTACATCGCCGACGGAATGCTGTCAAACGTTTCCGGTTAGGAACCACGCTCAACGAAGTAGATCACACTCAGGACAACGAGGTCGGAAGTGGGACTACATTGGCGGCAGATATGTATTAAAGGATAGAGATACACGTAGGATAATGTGTCCCAAAAAGAAGAAAGTAGTTCAAAAGAGAAAAGGGCAAAGAAAAGCCTGAGTAGACGGATAGGGGGACTGGTAGTCCTCATTGCAGCAATTAGTCTAGTTAGTGCTGGGTCTCTTGCAGGAGTAGTCCCTGATGCATCATCGGATACTACTCTATCGGGAACTGATGAGGGAGGTCTTGAAACACATACCCGCCAAGCAGACAACACTATTGGGAGTAAGGAGGAAAAGGCTCGAAACGGAGATTACACCCGCCAATACGCATCACATAACTCACCTAGAAAAGAACGACTGATTGAGTCATCGTTTAAATTTAACGAGACTCCTTCTGTCGGAGAATCTACAAAGGTAACAGTAACAATCCAGGCACTCAGACCCTTGGAGAATGTGTCGGCCAAAATGAGTGACCATATCTATATCAATGCAGATGAGCATCATCGCACATTTGGTGAAATGTCCTCCGGTGATACAAGGGAGATTACAACCACGATCACTCCGACGAAAGAAATCAAGTACCAAATTCCATATATAGTAACGGGAACGGCATACAACAGCCAGTTCACACGCACCGCTATAGTGAAGTTCAATCTTGCCGATGAACATACCGTGAATACTGCAACTACATCGGGTACCCTTTCAGAGCAAGCAGCGACGTCGTCTCTTGCTACGGCAACTACAAGCAGTACCATCTATTCTACCGCCTCAGGACAATCGTCTGAGAACTCATCCGTCATCGGCCAGTCAAAGTACTTAGCAAACGGCCAGCTACATCCTATGCGACAGGTGACTGTCGAACTATATGATAATGACACCAGTACTGATGAATTGGTCGCATCAACAACGACGGATGATCAAGGGAACTTCTCATTTGAGTTCGACCCGGCCCAAGATGTCTCTTCAAATGCAGATATCTACGTGAAAGTCACTGCAGAAAACCCTGCTGCATATGGAACAACTGCCAATAGGGATCAGTACTCGACATTTACTAATACAACAAACAATGTAAGCACTGGGAGTAAGATAAACTACGGCGTAGTCCACCCAGTTGAGAACAATTCAGTTTGGGAAGCAATTGATCATACGCTTGATGAACGGCGATACATCCACGAAAACACCGACGGATGGGAACGCTCTCCTGTTCGTATTGAGTGGCCGAACGGAGACTGGCCGCATCTTTCCTACCGTTACTCTCTTTTGACGGGTGAAATAGCCAAAGGTACAGAGGCAATTCGACTCCCGGAGAAGACTGTCGCTTCATGGGATAGAAGGACGGTCCTCCACGAATACGCACACGCAGTAATGATAGCTGGCTACGATTGGGATCGGGATAATTTCCCGGATACTGGCACGTATAACTGCCATGTTCCCTATAGCGAAACCGACCCCGGATATGCGCTTCGGGAAGGGTGGGCTGAGTTTATGCCAGCGGCTGTCGACGATAATCCCCAGACACTTCGCCATCGGGGAATGAATATCGAAACGAACCACTGGTACAACGTAGATGCTTCCCCTCCCTGTTATGGACCCGGTGGTGATACTGGCGATATGGATGGGAATAGCGTTGAGGGGAGTTATGCAAGTATCTGGTTTGACATAGTTGATACTGGCCATGCTGAGGACGAATCACTAGAAAAATCCTATAATACGGTTTTCAACACCGTGATGGATAACAACGCACAGGATATGTATGACTTCTGGGCTCAGTGGGAACATGGTAACCGGGAGGAACTTCGTCAAACGTATTCTCGATATGGAATTCCCGTTACTCCGGCTACTTTCGATGTCTCGATCGCGGAGACAAATTCTCCGGTCGTAGCCGGTGAAACAGTTGAGATTACGGCAGAAGTCGGTAATATCGGCGATGCCCCTGGAAAGAAGAGTATCGCACTTGATGTCGGTAGTAAAACGAATGTTGATACGCAGACAGCCTCACTCGCTAGTGGCGAGAGTGAAAAAGTAACTCTCACATATGAAACAGAAGAGAATGATATCGGCAAGCAGGAGGTTGTTGTCCACAGTGCAAACGGTTCAGCTTCAACGACGATCAACGTGACCGAGCCGTCGACGCCAGCATCCTTCGACGTGACAATCGACGATACTACCAGTCCCGTCATTGCCGGTAACTCCCTTGATATGACGGTAACCGTCACTAACACCGGCGATCTTCAGGGTGTCAAAGATATTAAGTTGCTGGTTAATGGTAGCGTCGTTACCGTTGAGGAGGACGTGACGTTGGCCGGTGGAGCCAACACAACGCTCACGTTCAACTACGATACTAGTGACATAGACCCAGGAAAGTACGATGTTGAAGTTCGCAGTATAAACGATTCAGCTTCAACGACGATCAACGTGACCGAACCGCCGACGCCAGCAACCTTCAACGTGACAGTCGACGATACCATCAGCCCAGTCACTGCCGGTAACTCCCTTGATGTGACGGCAACCGTCACTAACACTGGCGATCTTCAAGGCGTCCAGGATATTGAATTCTTATTCAATGGTAGTATCGACACTATCGAAAAGAATGTGACGCTGGCTGATGGAGCTAACACAACGCTCACGTTCACCTACGATACTAGTGACATAGATCCAGGAAAGTACGATGTTGAAATTCGCAGCGCGAATGATTCAACTTCTACGACGATTAACGTGACTGAGTCGCCGACGCCAGCAGCCTTCGATGTGACAGTCGTTGACACTACCAGTCCCGTCACTACTGGAGACGCTCTCAATGTGACAACAACCGTCACTAACACCGGCGATCTCGAAGACATCCAGGATATCAAGTTGCTATTCAATGGTAGCGTTGTTACCGTTGAAGAGAATGTGACATTGGCCGGTGGATCCCATACAACATTCACATTGACTCACACCACCGGTGGCGTAGACCTAGGAAAGTACGAGATTGTCGTCCGCAGCGCTAATGATTCCGCTTCAACGGCGATCAACGTAATTGACGATGGACCAAGTGTTGCTGATTACGCCAACGAGAACGGTGTGGTCAACATGGATGGTCTTCGAAGCGCCATCGACGATTGGCGTACTGACGATACCTCAATCAACCTGCTGCGCAATGTCATCGACCACTGGCGCACTGGCGAACCGGTAGAGCTAATTGATCCCTGAACCGGTTCGCCAAGCCCCAATAACCGCTCTCAACTTGGTGGTTGATACCGTTCCTGCCCGCCAGTCGTCAATTCCTGCTTGAAGCCCAGGAGTGTCAACGATTCCTTCCTCATTCTCGTACTCACTGCTATTTTCTGTGACGTTGATCGTAACCGTCGCAGTGGCAGTACCACCATTACCATCACTCACCTCATACGTGAAGGAGTCTGTCCCAGAATAGCCTGATTCGGGCGTGTAGGTGAATGAGTCACCATTTGTCGAGACCGTCCCGTGGTTTGGGCCACTTGTTACAGCATATGATAGCGAGTCACCATTCGGATCGCGTGCATCGAACGTTCCCGTCACTGGCGTCCCTTCACTTGCTAAGACTGAGACATCATTAGCACTTGGACCACTGCCTGCTTCTCTGACAGTGACCGTCCATGGGAAGTCCTCGCCAGTACCGGACTCACCTTCAATATCAACATAGACAAAGCCGTCTTCTTCGACGGTCACCTGTGTCGAGTCACTAGATCCCTCCTCATTGCTGAGGTAGCTACTTCCGCCCGGATATCTGATGTCTGCGTGTACGTCTTGGCCACTATTTTTCGACAGGCCAATATCTAGTTCTGTACTGCCTGAAACGGGAATTTGGAACGCGTCCAAGTCATCGTTGGAGTTGATCTCTCCTGTGTGTGACCCGAGACTAACCTGATTATCTGCCTCGTCGTTCCACTGATCACGGACACCTGTATCGTTTACCAAGACTTCCCATGAGAAGTCATCGCTAGCACCAGGTTCCCCTTCAACATCAACATAGACAAATCCATCTTCTTCGACGGTTACCTGGTCTGAGTCTCCTGTCCCACCATCGTTCCGGAGATAACTACTTCCACCCGGATAACTAATATCCGCATAGACTTCTTGACCGATCTGTTTTGACAGACTTAGATCAATCACGCTATTGGCTGAGACTGGCACCTGGAACGTGTCCAGATCATCGTTAGAGTTGATCTCTCCTGTGTGTGACCCGAGGCCAACCTGATT
This sequence is a window from Natrinema sp. CBA1119. Protein-coding genes within it:
- a CDS encoding PQQ-binding-like beta-propeller repeat protein, coding for MEDRTFVTGASGTIRAHTSGAPSPVTISSPEAGTWPGSAYDSATTAYNPTAAPPTGDQGTTLDWWKTFETAPASEPASDGDRLYVSADNEVIAFNAETLDPEWRYNDGDLFRDQPVIAGPFVLAFEQESGYSNTIDRLHVIEAESGSRRWDTSVSAGAHLPVVDEETAYLATPGTVKAYNLASGSLNWQFDLPEVASAQPALTEDRLFVLTEDGEGYGTGKADLYALDPETGNARWRARIGDGNGQCVVADDQRVYATTTNGGVTALTHNGDEQWTHNESADNYEYLVANETLVYVTTTNGAGVTALEKSTGNRAWRESEMGAASSLPSVTDAGVLIGTVNREVLLLDADTGDILWRRVHDDVVDGQIPIDETVYVAGGSTLRAHIAGTAEGVEPPRIPTLGWATDGYDAGQTGGTEGDGPTDEPEILWDQTFDHSETTPPATDGDTAYIAAGDLKAVDLRTGESVWTYDEGDTFQTWQPVLADDTVLAIEYDVGYNASPTALHAVDVRTGTQQWQIPVSSDIYPPVVAGGMVYIAFGSKIEARSLEDGTQIWQFETDESVNAQPAIGKDRVYVLTEDGEGYGTGEATLYAIDASDGNGRWQVSFGDGNGWSVLTTDTSVFATTRNGGVTAFTHNGKENWTHNSSAGTFGYLAHNGDTLFVTTNDSPGVTALNPETGDQVWQKGTEGEPFSQPAATGETLYVGTKEKEVLASSVFS
- a CDS encoding PQQ-binding-like beta-propeller repeat protein; this encodes MTTDDGILRRETLKLLGALGVGTTAGVSTAAGAVTSDYPVVVGEWRQIGRATTQSSYNTDTDGPIDTPTTLDWWETLGGNSVTAPAIANDTVYVADGTQVVALDISNGRVTWKYDEGEVFTDRPIVVEGISSSSIAIQGIATLSRNFTFSTLPTGVRSGWQMSPVVLAFPLPMGRCVMSLMAQPSAR
- a CDS encoding IS4 family transposase, producing MRRLTTLFPSEFLEEHAEELGVVERDRKAQMPALVWSFVFGFAAGESRTLAGFRRSYNATADDTLSPGGFHQRLTPTFAEYLCDLVERAIDEVAVPEAVDVDVDRFRDVMIADGTVLRLHRLLSEEFEPRRGEQGGARLHLLHNVTDQTIDRFSVTDEKAHDSNGFDTGPWLEDRLVLFDQAYFKYRRFALIDENDGYFVSRLKPNANPKITAELREWRGDAIPLEGEQIQDVVDDLHRKYIDVEVEATFQRREYAGTESWDSKRFRVVGVRDEDADDYHLYITNLPRDEFLPSDLATIYRCRWEVELLFRELKTQYNLDEFNTSKAYIVEILLYAALLSLLVSRDLLDLVTEQADDEIVFPPERWAATFRSHAQLILHELSEFLGYSPPPLLERLIEDAQKIHQQRPILQETLATATQPRCEA
- a CDS encoding Ig-like domain-containing protein; the protein is MRKLIIISIAVVVLLSISVAPTVAQTDDWPDDSHKETTSGSHTGLITSNDDSDQFQVPVSSNSVIDLSLSKEAGQEVYADISYPGGSSYLRNDGGTGESTQVTIEEDGFVYVDVEGQPGTSEDFSWGVSVNDTGVRDQWNDEADNQVGLGSHTGEINSNDDLDTFQVPVSANSVIDLSLSKQIGQEVYADISYPGGSSYLRNDGGTGDSDQVTVEEDGFVYVDVEGEPGTSDDFSWEVSVNDTGARDQWNDEADNQVGLGSHTGEINSNDDLDTFQVPVSANSVIDLSLSKQIGQEVYADISYPGGSSYLRNDGGTGDSDQVTVEEDGFVYVDVEGEPGASDDFSWEVLVNDTGVRDQWNDEADNQVSLGSHTGEINSNDDLDAFQIPVSGSTELDIGLSKNSGQDVHADIRYPGGSSYLSNEEGSSDSTQVTVEEDGFVYVDIEGESGTGEDFPWTVTVREAGSGPSANDVSVLASEGTPVTGTFDARDPNGDSLSYAVTSGPNHGTVSTNGDSFTYTPESGYSGTDSFTYEVSDGNGGTATATVTINVTENSSEYENEEGIVDTPGLQAGIDDWRAGTVSTTKLRAVIGAWRTGSGIN